The Vigna unguiculata cultivar IT97K-499-35 chromosome 6, ASM411807v1, whole genome shotgun sequence genome contains a region encoding:
- the LOC114189099 gene encoding putative cysteine-rich receptor-like protein kinase 9, with product MHTLYLVVACAIFHLFLFPNTFCLADTNMKSGSQCSEADYSDSDSTLQTNLRSLLDSLVSNVVEHHGFYQNVVGKKANRVYGTVLCRGDISATNCSDCTLNSTREATNDCPMRNDVTIWFRWCFLRYSNESFFGDMQQRAMTVTNETDFDEPSVVSEGLPFMSRVAAEAADKSFMFHTAVLNTSKSGKRYGMAQCTRDINREDCRRCLDAQLLTFRTVIGNKRRWEIYGSNCFMWYNDYQFYSNASTLLSAAWRPSSSSCTSLMIGLTLAVSAALLVFF from the exons ATGCATACATTGTACTTGGTTGTGGCATGTGCTATCTtccatctttttctctttccaaATACCTTTTGCCTTGCTGATACCAACATGAAATCAGGTTCTCAATGCTCAGAAGCTGATTATTCTGACAGTGATAGCACACTCCAGACCAATCTGAGGAGTTTGTTGGATTCCCTTGTATCTAACGTAGTGGAACACCATGGTTTTTACCAAAACGTTGTAGGAAAAAAGGCCAACAGGGTTTATGGTACAGTGTTATGCAGAGGGGACATATCTGCTACCAATTGTTCTGATTGCACCCTTAATTCGACCAGAGAAGCCACAAATGATTGTCCTATGAGGAATGATGTTACAATTTGGTTTAGATGGTGTTTCCTACGGTACTCAAATGAGAGCTTCTTTGGAGATATGCAACAGAGAGCTATGACAGTGACGAATGAAACCGACTTTGATGAGCCGTCAGTGGTCTCAGAAGGCCTTCCCTTCATGAGTAGAGTGGCGGCTGAGGCTGCAGACAAGTCATTCATGTTCCACACAGCAGTACTGAATACAAGTAAAAGTGGGAAGAGGTATGGCATGGCTCAATGCACCAGAGATATCAATAGGGAGGATTGCAGAAGGTGCTTGGATGCTCAGTTGCTCACTTTCAGAACTGTCATTGgaaacaaaagaagatgggaaATTTATGGATCTAATTGCTTTATGTGGTACAATGACTATCAGTTTTATTCTAATGCCTCTACACTTCTCAGTG CTGCTTGGAGgccctcttcttcttcttgcacATCATTAATGATTGGCTTGACTCTTGCTGTCTCGGCTGCCCTTTTGGTGTTTTTTTAA
- the LOC114187344 gene encoding sulfite exporter TauE/SafE family protein 5-like, translating into MNTRSLIFLVLSFIAFDPSNAKQEQPFSINIDNFLDKIYLWGTEAQSQILISGPLVLAGVLCFIASAISSAGGIGGGGLFIPILSIVAGLDLKTASSLSAFMVTGGSIANVMCNMCITSLKFGGKSLIDYDIALSSEPCMLLGVSLGVICNLVFPEWLITVLFAIFLAWSTSKTCRSGLMLWKAESDEIEKIGVDELEKGLLENETVEERKVYKENNEPKNVEVAVPLLSPQGNRKVRIPWLKLVVLLLIWFSFFSVYLLRGNRYGQGIIQMEPCGVGYWILSSVQIPLAVVFTAWIVFRKERLRDRTLMQEITDVKVPALTKNRPSNILLFPSMALLAGILGGVFGIGGGMLISPLLLQVGIKPEVTAATCSFMVLFSATMSALQYLLLGMEHVEAALILATMCFVASLLGLLVVQRAIRKYGRASIIVFSVSTVMFVSNVLMTSFGAIKVWTDYESGEYMGFKLPC; encoded by the exons ATGAATACTCGAAGTTTAATATTTCTAGTTCTGAGCTTCATTGCCTTCGATCCTTCAAATGCAAAACAAGAACAACCCTTTTCAATCAATATTGATAATTTTCTGGACAAAATTTATCTGTGGGGGACTGAAGCACAATCCCAGATCCTTATTTCAGGCCCTTTGGTACTGGCTGGAGTTCTGTGCTTCATAGCCTCAGCTATATCTAGTGCTGGTGGAATAGGTGGGGGTGGTCTTTTCATACCTATATTATCTATTGTAGCAGGTTTGGACTTGAAAACTGCTTCAAGTCTCTCAGCTTTCATGGTCACAGGAGGGTCAATCGCAAACGTTATGTGCAATATGTGCATCACAAGTCTTAAATTTGGTGGCAAGTCATTGATTGACTATGACATAGCTCTTTCATCAGAGCCATGCATGTTGTTGGGAGTGAGTCTTGGAGTTATTTGTAACCTTGTATTCCCAGAGTGGTTGATCACAGTTCTGTTTGCCATCTTTCTTGCATGGTCTACCTCAAAAACTTGCAGAAGTGGGTTAATGCTTTGGAAGGCTGAATCGGATGAGATAGAGAAAATTGGAGTTGACGAACTTGAGAAGGGGCTGCTAGAAAACGAGACTGTTGAAGAAAGAAAAGtgtacaaagaaaataatgagCCAAAAAATGTTGAGGTGGCTGTGCCTCTTCTGTCTCCTCAAGGAAATAGGAAAGTGAGGATCCCTTGGTTGAAATTGGTGGTCTTACTTTTGATCTGGTTCTCTTTTTTCTCTGTCTATCTTCTCCGTGGCAACAGATATGGACAG GGAATCATTCAAATGGAGCCATGCGGTGTGGGATACTGGATTCTGTCATCGGTTCAAATACCTCTTGCTGTGGTTTTCACTGCTTGGATTGTATTTAGAAAAGAAAGGCTTAGAGACCGAACTCTTATGCAAGAG ATAACTGATGTGAAGGTGCCAGCACTCACCAAAAATAGACCATCAAATATACTTCTTTTTCCATCAATGGCACTATTAGCAGGGATATTGGGTGGTGTCTTTGGAATTGGTGGTGGAATGCTGATTAGTCCACTTCTTCTTCAGGTTGGAATAAAACCTGAG GTAACAGCAGCAACATGTTCTTTCATGGTTCTCTTTTCTGCTACCATGTCAGCATTGCAATATCTACTGCTGGGAATGGAACATGTAGAAGCTGCACTAATCTTGGCCACAATGTGTTTTGTTGCATCACTTCTGGGGTTATTAGTGGTACAGAGAGCAATTCGGAAGTATGGAAGAGCCTCTATAATAGTTTTCTCGGTTAGTACAGTGATGTTTGTGAGCAATGTTCTAATGACTAGCTTTGGAGCCATAAAGGTTTGGACAGACTATGAATCAGGGGAATATATGGGGTTCAAACTACCCTGTTGA
- the LOC114189032 gene encoding pathogenesis-related protein 1-like, protein MCLAMIPMLPLVAILLATSSLSQICDAQNSPQDYLNAHNTARSQVGVGPMKWDSTVASFAQNYVNKLKGNCNMVHSGGPYGENLAWSSGDLTATAAVNLWVGEKPKYDYNSNKCVGGECRHYTQVVWRNSVRLGCAKVRCNDGRSTIISCNYDPPGNYIDQRPFDISAFQLPFTFNNAVDDN, encoded by the coding sequence ATGTGTTTGGCTATGATCCCAATGCTTCCTCTCGTGGCCATTCTCTTAGCCACATCATCACTATCTCAAATTTGTGATGCTCAAAACTCACCCCAAGACTACCTCAACGCTCACAACACTGCCCGTTCCCAAGTTGGGGTAGGCCCAATGAAATGGGACTCGACAGTGGCTTCTTTTGCACAAAACTACGTGAACAAACTGAAGGGTAACTGCAACATGGTACACTCTGGGGGTCCTTACGGGGAGAACCTTGCGTGGAGCAGTGGTGACCTAACTGCCACAGCTGCTGTGAACTTGTGGGTGGGAGAGAAGCCAAAGTATGATTACAACTCCAACAAATGCGTTGGTGGAGAGTGCAGACACTACACCCAGGTGGTGTGGCGCAACTCGGTGCGCCTTGGCTGTGCTAAAGTGCGCTGCAACGATGGTCGTAGCACCATCATCAGCTGCAACTATGATCCACCAGGGAACTATATTGATCAGAGGCCTTTCGATATCAGTGCCTTCCAACTACCATTCACCTTTAATAATGCTGTCGATGATAACTAA
- the LOC114188869 gene encoding basic form of pathogenesis-related protein 1-like, which yields MMSPCHVILSIVLLVCTTTPSLAQSTPQDFLEVHNQARAEVGVGPMSWNHTLEAYAQSYANSRIPECKLEHSMGPYGENLAEGYGTKGSDYVKYWLTEKPNYDPGSNSCVHGECRHYAQIVCRNCIHLGCAIVNCNNNGLMFVICSYSPPGN from the coding sequence atgatgTCCCCATGCCATGTGATCCTATCCATTGTTCTCTTGGTGTGTACAACAACACCGAGCCTGGCTCAGAGCACTCCACAAGACTTCCTTGAGGTGCACAACCAGGCTCGAGCCGAGGTTGGCGTTGGTCCAATGTCATGGAACCACACCCTTGAAGCCTATGCTCAAAGCTATGCCAATTCCAGGATCCCTGAATGCAAGCTTGAACACTCTATGGGACCCTATGGCGAGAATCTCGCAGAAGGGTACGGCACGAAGGGTTCAGATTATGTGAAATACTGGCTCACTGAAAAGCCTAACTATGATCCTGGTTCCAATAGTTGTGTTCACGGTGAGTGTAGGCATTATGCTCAGATTGTGTGCCGCAATTGTATTCATCTCGGGTGCGCAATAGTTAACTGTAACAACAATGGTCTGATGTTTGTCATCTGTAGCTATTCTCCACCGGGGAACTAG
- the LOC114189031 gene encoding probably inactive leucine-rich repeat receptor-like protein kinase At5g48380, translating into MSTKMKPISRNYYPLVLFGSLFCLFMSSFGAESDIYCLQTIKNMDTSNLLSSWDFESNTEGGICRFSGVECSSNYVEDRVISLWLFNMGLKGQFPGCVEDFTWLQTLILSHNELSGYIPNDISAKLPYLTTLDLSNNYFSGEIPKGIANLSGLITLLLDGNQLTGQIPQDLGLLPRLRNFSVANNLLEGSVPVFVSNLNVSLSYANNSGLCGGILGNCDESLFGRSFWYSFIVGFACSATSVLVSVMYYYPTWTEFKKRRRSNAIHPLIKKQNTEHEAELLPLALQEQGSKELPILLERFITRMSFMELCKATDYFCTDNVLGIGKTGIMYKAKVSKSCFLAVKRLYDGDKYRWRFLLEIMIPGRHRHRNIVPLHGFCIQKHERVLVYKYISNGRLSDWLQSDEGHQPIKLEWPERIHIALGLARGLSWLHKTCNVVHLNLDSECVLLDKNFEPKISNFGKAKFVNQTVEDHVRMKLFLVDGVGVKGDAEKDVYDFGIILFELLTGKRLSPSTDSYDSINGHLMKYISKNLFTDPADFYDAIDDSIIGKGFDDKILGLLEVACDCVKTSLKQRPRMVDMHQTIRAMWEGYKPCFHSQSLKLSMDCADHITCISKIE; encoded by the exons ATGTCTACAAAAATGAAGCCTATCTCAAGAAATTATTATCCTCTTGTTTTATTTGGGTCATTATTCTGTCTCTTTATGTCGAGTTTTGGTGCTGAAAGTGACATCTATTGCTTGCAAACAATCAAGAACATGGACACTTCTAATCTTTTATCTAGCTGGGATTTCGAGAGCAACACTGAGGGTGGCATATGCAGATTCAGCGGTGTTGAATGCAGCAGCAACTATGTGGAAGATAGAGTAATCAGTCTCTGGCTATTTAACATGGGGCTGAAGGGCCAGTTTCCTGGTTGCGTTGAAGATTTCACATGGTTGCAGACTCTGATCCTCTCACACAACGAGCTTTCTGGATATATCCCAAACGATATATCAGCCAAGCTGCCATATCTGACCACACTTGATCTCTCAAATAACTATTTCTCTGGTGAAATTCCAAAGGGTATTGCAAATTTGTCAGGCTTAATTACCCTTCTACTTGATGGCAACCAGTTAACAGGCCAAATCCCACAAGATCTTGGGTTGCTTCCCAGGCTGAGAAATTTTAGTGTTGCGAACAACTTGTTGGAAGGGTCAGTGCCCGTTTTTGTGAGCAATCTTAATGTGAGTTTGAGCTATGCAAATAATAGTGGACTCTGTGGGGGAATACTAGGAAACTGTGATGAGAGCTTGTTTGGTAGATCGTTCTGGTATAGTTTTATTGTTGGTTTTGCTTGTTCAGCTACTTCTGTTCTAGTATCTGTCATGTACTATTATCCAACTTGGACAGAATTCAAAAAGAGGAGGAGAAGTAACGCTATTCATCCCTTAATCAAGAAGCAGAACACTGAACATGAAGCTGAATTGCTTCCACTGGCCTTGCAAGAGCAAGGAAGCAAAGAg CTACCAATATTGTTGGAGAGATTTATTACTAGAATGAGCTTCATGGAATTATGCAAGGCAACTGATTACTTTTGCACAGATAACGTGTTGGGGATAGGAAAGACAGGGATTATGTACAAGGCAAAGGTATCCAAAAGCTGTTTTCTTGCAGTTAAGAGACTGTATGATGGTGATAAGTACAGGTGGAGATTCTTACTTGAAATAATGATTCCGGGAAGACACAGACACAGAAACATAGTTCCACTGCATGGATTCTGCATACAGAAACATGAAAGGGTTTTGGTGTATAAGTACATTTCTAATGGAAGACTCAGTGATTGGTTACAATCTGACGAGGGGCATCAACCGATAAAATTGGAATGGCCTGAGAGGATTCACATTGCACTTGGTCTTGCAAGAGGTTTATCTTGGCTCCACAAAACGTGCAACGTAGTCCACCTCAATTTAGATTCGGAGTGTGTCTTGCTGGACAAGAATTTTGAGCCAAAAATTTCCAATTTTGGCAAGGCAAAATTTGTAAACCAGACGGTTGAAGATCATGTGAgaatgaaattgtttttggttgATGGAGTTGGAGTGAAGGGTGATGCTGAGAAGGATGTCTATGATTTTGGAATAATCCTTTTTGAACTTTTAACGGGGAAAAGACTAAGTCCATCGACTGATTCTTATGACAGCATTAATGGCCATTTGATGAAGTATATCAGTAAGAACTTGTTCACTGATCCTGCTGACTTTTATGACGCCATTGACGATTCTATAATTGGGAAGGGTTTTGATGATAAAATTCTTGGTCTTCTTGAAGTTGCATGTGACTGTGTTAAGACATCTTTAAAGCAAAGGCCAAGGATGGTTGACATGCACCAAACCATAAGAGCTATGTGGGAGGGCTACAAACCCTGCTTTCATTCTCAAAGTCTGAAACTGTCTATGGATTGTGCTGACCATATAACCTGTATCagcaaaattgaataa
- the LOC114189033 gene encoding pathogenesis-related protein 1-like, giving the protein MELCKISFLMLCVLGFVSVGDVAYGQDSEADYLNEHNAARSQVGVPNIVWDNTVAAFAQNYANQRRGDCNLIHSGGDGKYGENLAGSSGDLSGKDAVKLWVDEKPKYDYGSNTCVGGECRHYTQVVWKNSVRVGCAKVRCNNGGTFIGCNYDPPGNYQGQRPY; this is encoded by the coding sequence atggagttgtgcAAGATCTCATTTCTGATGTTGTGTGTGTTAGGGTTTGTGAGCGTGGGTGATGTAGCCTACGGTCAAGACTCAGAAGCTGACTACTTGAACGAACACAACGCCGCAAGGTCGCAGGTTGGTGTTCCGAACATTGTTTGGGACAACACAGTTGCTGCTTTCGCACAAAACTACGCAAACCAACGCAGAGGTGACTGCAATCTGATCCACTCTGGTGGTGATGGGAAATATGGGGAAAATCTTGCAGGAAGCAGTGGTGACCTAAGTGGGAAAGATGCAGTGAAATTGTGGGTGGATGAGAAACCAAAGTATGACTACGGTTCCAACACTTGTGTGGGTGGAGAGTGCAGACACTACACTCAGGTTGTTTGGAAAAACTCTGTGCGCGTTGGATGTGCGAAAGTAAGATGCAACAATGGAGGCACTTTCATCGGTTGCAACTATGATCCCCCTGGCAACTATCAAGGTCAAAGACCCTACTAA
- the LOC114189050 gene encoding basic form of pathogenesis-related protein 1-like, giving the protein MGLCIKVWFCVLSVLGLAIVGDVANAQDSAADYLNAQNTARSEVGVENIVWNDTVAAFAKNYANERKDCQLIHSGGGGIYGENIAMSSGEMSVAEAVKLWVDEKPFYDYTSNSCIGGECLHYTQVVWRKSVYLGCAKVSCNNGGTFVTCNYSPPGNYVGERPY; this is encoded by the coding sequence ATGGGGCTATGCATTAAGGTTTGGTTTTGTGTACTGAGTGTGTTGGGGTTGGCGATTGTGGGTGATGTTGCCAACGCTCAAGATTCAGCGGCAGATTATCTGAATGCACAAAACACTGCACGATCAGAGGTTGGTGTCGAGAACATAGTTTGGAATGACACAGTTGCTGCTTTTGCAAAGAACTATGCTAATGAGCGTAAAGATTGCCAACTGATTCATTCAGGTGGCGGTGGCATCTACGGGGAGAATATTGCAATGAGCTCCGGTGAGATGAGTGTTGCAGAGGCGGTGAAATTGTGGGTGGATGAGAAACCCTTCTACGACTACACTTCCAACTCTTGTATTGGTGGGGAGTGTCTGCACTACACTCAGGTTGTTTGGAGAAAATCGGTGTATCTTGGATGTGCCAAAGTAAGTTGCAACAATGGAGGCACCTTCGTCACCTGCAACTATTCTCCTCCCGGCAACTATGTCGGCGAAAGACCCTATTAA